A stretch of the Thunnus thynnus chromosome 7, fThuThy2.1, whole genome shotgun sequence genome encodes the following:
- the pld3 gene encoding 5'-3' exonuclease PLD3, translating into MKTDIPYNELMDMEWRRQESNRKAQVYSRWVMALATAATVLLAATALYNVLAQRDFSSRPTPSSSLHLGKAESCSDPCKILLVESIPEGLEFNSSTTHPSIYQAWLNLISEARSSLDIASFYWTLTNKDTGTHEPTAYQGETILKKLAELSGKLSVRIAVNTPQESQPHNDLRLLNDSGADIRTVNMRKLTSGVLHTKFWVVDKKHIYIGSANMDWRSLTQVKELGAVVYNCSCLAADLGKIFEAYWFLGESQSIPSPWPTSFATLYNKDTPLQLPLNDTPSSVYLSSSPPSFCAAGRTPDIQSILSVMEDAESFIYIAVMNYLPTMEFSHPKRYWADIDTQLRRVAYEKRVSVRLLISCWSSSQPIMFSFLKSLASVYDPKAKLDIQVRLFVVPTSPKQKEIPYARVNHNKYMVTDKIAYIGTSNWSGDYFVSTAGSALVVNQTASQSLEPTVQSQLKAVFERDWSSDYSTPVTQHTNLEDFC; encoded by the exons ATGAAGACAGACATCCCTTACAACGAG CTGATGGACATGGAGTGGAGGAGACAAGAATCCAACAGGAAAGCACAAGTG TATTCCCGCTGGGTGATGGCGCTGGCCACTGCGGCGACCGTGTTGCTGGCCGCCACGGCCCTCTATAACGTCCTGGCGCAGAGGGATTTCTCCAGCCGTCCTACCCCGAGCAGCAGCCTCCATCTGGGCAAGGCCGAGTCCTGTTCAGACCCCTGCAA GATCCTTCTGGTGGAAAGCATCCCTGAAGGGTTGGAGTTTAACTCCAGCACCACTCACCCCTCCATCTACCAGGCCTGGCTCAATCTGATCAGTGAGGCTCGCAGCAGTCTCGACATCGCCTCCTTCTATTGGACGCTCACCAACAAAGACACCGGCACTCATGAGCCAACAGCCTATCAG GGTGAGACCATTCTGAAGAAACTAGCTGAGCTTTCAGGGAAGTTGTCTGTTCGTATCGCCGTCAACACACCGCAGGAGAGTCAACCACACAATGACCTCAGACTGCTCAACGACTCAG gagcTGATATCAGGACAGTAAACATGAGAAAACTGACCTCAGGTGTCCTTCATACCAAGTTCTGGGTGGTggacaagaaacacatttacatcGGTAGTGCCAACATGGACTGGAGGTCCctcacacag GTGAAGGAGCTGGGCGCCGTGGTCTACAACTGCAGCTGCTTGGCGGCAGACCTGGGTAAGATCTTTGAAGCCTATTGGTTCCTGGGGGAGAGTCAGTCGATCCCGTCGCCGTGGCCGACCAGCTTCGCCACCCTCTACAACAAGGACACCCCCCTCCAGCTGCCACTCAACGACACGCCGTCCAGCGTCTACCTGTCG AGTTCCCCTCCGTCCTTCTGTGCGGCCGGCAGGACTCCGGACATTCAGTCCATCCTCAGTGTGATGGAGGATGCCGAGAGCTTCATCTACATCGCTGTCATGAACTACCTGCCCACCATGGAGTTCTCACATCCTAAAAG GTACTGGGCAGACATCGACACCCAGCTGAGACGAGTGGCATATGAGAAGCGGGTCAGCGTGCGCCTGCTGATCAGCTGCTGGTCCAGCTCCCAGCCCATCATGTTTTCCTTCCTGAAGTCTCTGGCCTCAGTTTACGACCCCAAGGCCAAACTGGACATCCAGGTG AGGCTGTTTGTGGTGCCCACCAGCCCCAAGCAGAAAGAGATTCCCTACGCCAGAGTCAATCACAACAAGTACATGGTGACTGACAAGATAGCTTACATAG GGACATCTAACTGGTCAGGTGACTACTTTGTAAGCACAGCTGGCTCAGCTTTGGTCGTCAACCAGACTGCATCACAGTCCCTGGAGCCAACCGTCCAATCACAGCTGAAGGCTGTGTTTGAGAGAGACTGGAGCTCTGACTACAGCACTCCTGTCACCCAGCACACAAACCTCGAAGACTTCTGTTAG